One window of the Phalacrocorax aristotelis chromosome 19, bGulAri2.1, whole genome shotgun sequence genome contains the following:
- the LOC142066448 gene encoding phospholipase A2, membrane associated-like codes for MKVLLMLAVLLACSVFVSHGKLPHMFAPGLEGSTVGNLTAHGCYSGPGTSGTSKALMDRCCLLRACCYAKLAARRCRVGPIQPLSAPRAGIPTCRSGTQCQRGACRCERAALLCRMRGRRLPRRRSKCRGRAGRC; via the exons ATGAAGGTCCTGCTGATGCTGGCGGTGCTGCTCGCCTGCA GTGTGTTCGTGTCTCATGGGAAGCTCCCACACATGTTCGCACCGGGACTCGAGGGAAGCACCGTAGGAAATCTGACCGCCCACGGTTGCTACTCAGGACCGGGCACCAGCGGCACATCGAAGGCTTTAATGGACCG GTGCTGCCTGCTCCGTGCCTGCTGCTACGCCAAGCTGGCTGCCCGGCGGTGCCGCGTGGGACCGATCCAGCCCCTCTCGGCGCCCCGGGCCGGAATCCCCACCTGCC GCTCCGGGACCCAGTGCCAGAGGGGAGCCTGCAGGTGCGAGCGGGCAGCCTTGCTGTGCCGGATGCGCGGCCGGAGGCTGCCCCGGCGTCGCAGCAAGTGTCGGGGACGAGCCGGGCGGTGTTGA
- the LOC142066447 gene encoding group IID secretory phospholipase A2-like: protein MNSLLAVAVLFAWALSPADGNIWQLHKMITKATGKFSFFNYAFYGCYCGLGGKGQPKDATDRCCQLHDTCYNNLLSSHCDAKTRGYHYYWHSSTPSCVNSSWCSQLSCECDRSLALCLKRNIRSYSKRYRFYSSRRCR, encoded by the exons ATGAACTCTCTCCTCGCCGTCGCTGTGCTATTTGCTTGGG CCTTGTCCCCAGCCGATGGGAACATCTGGCAGCTGCACAAGATGATCACAAAGGCAACGGGGAAATTTTCGTTCTTCAATTATGCCTTCTACGGCTGCTACTGTGGCTTGGGGGGCAAAGGACAGCCCAAAGATGCCACGGACAG GTGCTGCCAGCTGCACGATACCTGCTACAACAACCTCCTGAGCTCCCACTGCGATGCCAAGACGCGGGGCTACCACTACtactggcacagcagcaccccCTCCTGCG tAAACAGCTCCTGGTGCTCCCAGCTCTCCTGCGAGTGCGACCGCAGCCTGGCGCTTTGCCTGAAGCGAAACATCAGGAGCTACAGCAAACGCTACCGCTTCTACTCGAGCCGCCGGTGCCGGTGA